Proteins encoded by one window of Antechinus flavipes isolate AdamAnt ecotype Samford, QLD, Australia chromosome 4, AdamAnt_v2, whole genome shotgun sequence:
- the FASLG gene encoding tumor necrosis factor ligand superfamily member 6 isoform X1 yields the protein MQQNLNYLYPQIYWVDSRASPPCVPPVTTLPCPSPGLTRPPPPPPPPPPLPHSPPFLPYSSLKKRTNNTSLYLLLVFFMVLVALAGLGMGMFQLFHLQEEIAKLRESTSDGQVVSSPEQQIGHPNTLEMKALKKAAHLTGKPRSQGMTLEWEDTYGFTLVSGVKYNNRSLVISDTGLYFVYSKVYFRGQKCDNQPLKHILYKRNPTYPKDLILMQEMKMNYCTSKQMWAQSSYLGAVFNLTSADSLYVNVSAFSLVNFEESKTFFGLYKL from the exons ATGCAGCAGAACCTGAATTATCTCTACCCTCAAATCTACTGGGTGGACAGCAGGGCTAGCCCTCCCTGTGTTCCTCCAGTGACAACTCTTCCCTGTCCATCCCCTGGTCTGACGAGGCCACCTccacctcctccaccaccaccaccactaccccATTCTCCCCCTTTTCTACCCTACTCATCTCTAAAGAAGAGGACCAACAACACAAGTCTCTATCTTCTTCTGGTCTTTTTTATGGTTCTAGTGGCTCTGGCTGGACTGGGAATGGGAATGTTTCAACTTTTCCACCTGCAAGAGGAGATAGCCAAACTCAGAGAG TCTACCAGCGATGGGCAGGTAGTTTCATCTCCTGAGCAACAAATAG gTCACCCCAACACATTGGAAATGAAGGCATTAAAGAAAGCAGCCCATCTAACAG GCAAGCCAAGATCACAAGGCATGACCCTCGAATGGGAGGACACCTATGGATTTACCCTTGTTTCTGGAGTCAAATATAACAACCGCAGTCTGGTGATCAGTGATACTGGCCTTTACTTTGTCTACTCCAAGGTGTACTTCAGGGGCCAGAAGTGTGACAACCAGCCCCTGAAACATATACTTTATAAAAGGAATCCCACCTATCCCAAAGACTTGATACTGATGCAAGAAATGAAGATGAACTACTGTACCTCCAAGCAGATGTGGGCCCAAAGCAGCTACCTGGGGGCCGTGTTCAATCTCACCAGTGCCGACAGTTTGTATGTCAACGTCTCTGCATTTTCACTGGTCAATTTTGAGGAATCCAAGACATTTTTTGGCTTATATAAACTCTAG